acCAATTCCTATTCACTTCTCCTCCTGTGGACTTAATGTCCAGCAGAGTGCTAGACATTATTGCTTCAATATTctattacttttatattaaaagcaataacataaaaaaagcacatttatgacaaattgttttaattaagaacttgaaatcaaaaattttaaaagagttttatgTAGCATTTAAGTGTCACTGGATTCTCGGTTTCAGACTTTTTCAACATGAaaggttaatttttaaactatctcACTGTCTTGCAGGTTGTCCCAAGAATTAGAAACACGATTACAACCATATTCATTtctagaatgaaaagaaagaaggagaccATCAAATTGTATCAACTCTTAAAATTTTCACAGGTTCAAAAGGTAATTGTCACTCtttaagaaaggaggaaaagaaacccTAACCAACTAAGGACTTGGACATAAGATGAAGGCTTTCAATTCATACTGATTAATTCAGAATTAATCAGTATGCActttaaaagtactttaaatttaATCTCGTTCATTTGTCTttcacctaaaaagaaaaaattggccaATATTTGCCTTCTAGGTCTTACCTCTGTCTGGAGTTTTAAGTAGTAAGTACATTAAATACAAGTGTTTTCTAAACAAGAGAAACGTCTGGGTGTTCAAATCTAGAGGAAGTCGGGTTTCTAAGGCATTCCGTCAGTGTGGGGCCTGAAGCACTCTCCAAGGCCATCTTTTCTAGATTGTCAGCCGCGACACAAGCCTGAGCTGGATGGCTAACACCAGACATGCAAGAAGTGACTTCAAAGGAACAGTTTTCACAATCAGCTAACTACACCACACGTTAAGGTGATCTTTAGGTACCTGTGTCATTTAAAGACTTTAATAATAGTTAATACCAAAATTCACCGATTACTAGCAAGGTTGTTTTGGACAACATGTAAAATTTCctcttttgaaatatacaactCATTAGGAGAGCTCTCTAAGGAAACAAATTCACCTTAAAactatgcaaatatttaaaaagtttttttaaagctcaCAATACTTCAGTATGTGTTTTCAAAGCTTAAACAGTTATGATCACATGTGAAGATTTTATAGGGAATGAAACCAATCTGTTCTAAAAATTGACTATGGTCTTCCAAAGACCCAGAGAAAAATATCAAGGTAATGTTCAGCCTCACGTCCACTCACACATCTTCAGGTGCCAAGCTGGCATAGGCAAAGCACCTTTCTTATCTCTTGTAAGCAATTTAGCACACGTCCTTCTAGTAGATTCCTATCTCCACAGGATGGAGAGGATGTCATCCATTTGATGGAAaccagtgttttttaaaatcatttttctatcCCAAAGTAAATATACTCAAGAGAAGGAGCACTATTTACATAAATTTGTGCTTATGCACACACCACCATTCTCTCCCATTAAAGTGCAGATAAGAGCTACTAGCTAGGAATCAAAGAGTAATGTATTTCAACCTAAAGTTTGAACACTGTACATCATCAATACTTTGTTACTGTTAAGTGCTGTAAAGAAAAAGTAGAGATAGTCGGGGTGGGCAGTCTGTCTAACAGGCATCTTAACACCGGTCCCCATCCCAGTGGAACAAGCAGTGCCGAGTACTAAATGCAGTTCCACACTGTAAGTTCGAAATGTCATTGCCAGCTATTATAGAAGAGGCAAAAGTCCACAGCAGGTGTATGCCAAAAGATCAAGTGTGACGAGGGACTGAATCCACAGTATgtgttctattaaaaaaaaaaaaaaaaaaaagcttgcaatAAAAAAGTGAGTCTTTGACTCAAAAGAAACTTCACTACTACCATACACACATATTGTGTTGTGTGCACTTCATCTATTGGAATGTATTTGAGCTATTAAACTATTAAACAGTAAGTGCCTAGATGCtcattgaaagagaaaaagagacccTCGCCCAGCCCAGATAATTCTTAAATGTCACAATCTACAGGAAGATGCTGCTGAACTGAAATACAAACAAGTTTAAATTTTTCAGGAACTAGCAAAGCTCTAGTTTCATTATACATGGAATCAATAGTAGTGTTGACACTCATTTTTGACTTGATATTCTTTCACAAAGAAAACAGCACATAAGGAAAACGAGTCTTACATTGTAGGATGGAATGGTCTTATAGCTACGGAATCTGGAAAGTTATTTAGAACAAGATGAAAATAGGCTCTACCTAAACTTATGAAAAGAATATTGAAGTGTAAGCATCCGTCGCCATTTAAAGGCATTTGGTGTCAGAATCTTAAAAGACTAAgatgctttaaaacaaaacccTTATAAGAATATCAAAGATTTAGGGAATCTTCATGAATAACCAAATGTCTATGGCTTCAACTGTCTGCCCTACTGCCGAGGTAGGTGACCaatattcatcaaaataaaacagTCTTTTACAAATTCCCTAAAAAAAAACCTTGCATAATCAGTTGGTTTCTTAAACCTGTGTCCAGTTTCTtttgatggtttttgttttgtttttccttttggtcACTGACACTTTCTAAAAGAGGCTGTCCACATAAATGTTTCTTTAAGCTCTCGCTGAATAGCACCTCATGTATTCTGTCATCCACGGGTTCTCTGAGGAGGAAGCCTTCATCCTTCTGTTCTTCTCTACATCCACAGAGTGGGCACGCTGCCGCTGGGCAACCAGTTTCCTTTTTTCCACCTGTCTTCTGTTCTTGGCTCGTAATGCTGACTCATGAATCTAAAGAGAGTTCAAAATAaaaggagagtcacttgagtGGCTATTATCCTAATGTTCAACAAAGGTTGCCATGAAGCTGGCTACTGCCAGGTCACCAAGCCCCGCCTCTCTCTAGAGTTCttctttacataaaaatttcCACAGAAGAGCCATTCTCACTTGACGCTACTCTCATTTGATTCATTTCAGGGATCATGAAACTAAGCAACAGCAAATTAAATGTTAGACAGAGATGGGAAGCAACTAATGTGCATGTGCCTCTAGAACGGGCTCTGGAAATTTGTCCAAACTGCTTAGCATTAAGCATAAGTACTTCATTAGAGACTAATATACAGCTCATATGAGGCAGGGGAAATAAAAGAACGAAATGTTTACCATCAGTATACCAAACACATCTCAAGGGACTTTACCACCTAAGGTGTCTTATACTACAGATAAATCCTGTTCAGATTAATCCTGTGGACTTGTCAGAGATCTTTTGTTAAACAGCAGCTTTGTTGTCTCAAGTATCACTCCAAATAACACCATCTGCTAGGGTTCAGAAGTCTGTTCAGTGAAATTTTCATCATGCTATTTATCCAGAACTGTTTGCAGTTACCCCTTCTGCTTCCTTGAACACATCCTTTGCTTTAGGCGGTGGTAACGGTGTTAACGCTAACGTACATGTTTTGTGACTCCACACAAAGATCCTCTCATTTGAAGTGTTTCCAGGCCTTGATACAGGGGGACAAACTAAGGCTAAATCAGGGGAGAACTAGACCTCCTGGGAGTAAAGAGCATTCATTATGGATGAAGAGGAGAAATGCAGCCATTTGAATTTCATCAGAAGAGCAAAAGGGAGTCTATGGCAGATGCCAAGCAATCAATCAAACAGACAAACCAAAGGTAAAGGAGTCAAAGTGCCAGGTTACTGAAGCTGAAGGAAACCTAAACAGCTCAAGGGGCCAGTGGCAAATCCAGACGGGCTGTCGTCAGCCTTGGCTGTGCTGCTCCTCCTTACTTCTTGGCCCTCCAGGAACTTGCAAACCCCAACTGAGCAacttttttgcccaggttggtgtcacTAAACCCTTCTGGGTACCAGGTAACTCCCAGCCAAAACCCCTCACTCTCCAGGCAACCAACATGCAGAATCCTCCTTTGATTAATCAGAGGTTCCAAAGGTTTGGTGAGTTCCCCAGCCCACCATGCTATCCCCTAAGATCTCCCATGGGCCCAAAGCACCCAGTGGCCAAAGGATGTGATGCCCGATGACAGGCACATGGCCCCGCTCAGCACTCTCAAAGGGAACACAGAACCACAAGGGCCCAGAGCAGACCTCGTGCACAGGGGCGGATGCGCAGACGTTGTGAGTCTTCTGGCTTCCTGTATCCGTCTGTTTTTCTCCCCAGCCATAAAGAGCAAATggatgcttttcttttattttacttgatgATCTTTGGGGACTTTTGActgctttcctgtttcctctaGCAAATAAGGCACTTGGCTGCTGTCGAGGCTCCGTCCTGGCTGGTGATTTGTCAGTCTCTCTTGTTCTGGTTGGTTGTTCAGGTTTCTCTTCTATATCTTTTCCTGGCAGTGCTTTTGGAAAGACataaatgagatgaaaatatactttgaaatcagatttatatataattactttaaatatttaggtCGAAAAATCATAATGCTTAAGTCAGTAACATTTTCACTTATGGCTCAACTCATATCCATTTAAAGCAGAAATATAGGAACAAGTTAGCAGGGCAATTTGCAAAccatttatctcattttaaaatcaacaacaaatataccaagattgaaccactgccaCTCAGATTCTAAGATTTAGCACCTGGAATGTTAAAAGCTAGAGAGCACCACAGCCTAAGGGCTTTCTCTTCAATTCCCCAAGATAAATCCAATCATCTCAATTTTGCTTTGCTTCAGGGAGAGATCTGGATTTGTGGTCATCCTCCAGCAGCTTCAGAAGGTTGGTGTTTGAGCACTCAAAAATGCTCCTTAGTCCCGCCGTGCTCCTCTTGAGAGAGGTTCCATCGGAAAGCCCCTCCACAGCACAGGGAGTGATTTCCATCGTTACCACCTAGGTGCGCAGACAGGTATTCCCCCTGAAGTGAGGGCCCAGTTTTAAGGGGGCTTCCGCGACGCTTGCAATAGAAATGACTCCATGAATCAGGCCCGGGTCTGTATCACACCCCTAAATTCTGGGGAACCTCCGGTGGTGAATGTGGCTGCCCCACCTTGCTATCCTCAAATAGCAAGGAAGCACTCTAAAAAATACCTATTCCCCTGAACTACCTTTtatgattttctcatttattattttttaagctttcctttttTATGAAATCGGTGTGATTCGGTATTAACCCTTGGTAAGCCTGTGTTTCCTTCCACCTACAGTTCCACTGAAGTGGGAGTTCCGGATGGGTCTAGGGCTCCATCTGAGGTGCCCAGTTGTTTACGCCATGGGAGACCCTTTTTCAGATGCtccagagtttcgctcttggtcatgattttatttttctgtttccttttttagagacagggtcttgctctgttgcccagactggagtacagtggtgtgatcatggctcactgcagcctcaacctcctgagctcaagtgatcctcccacctcagcctcctggaaaggtgggactacaagtgtgcaccaccatgcttgggtaattttttaaaaaaatttcttgtagagatggggtcttgctatgttgatcaggctggtctcaaacgcgtggcctcaaacaatcctcctgcctcagcctcccaaagtgctaggattacaggcctgagccactgcacccagctatcaGTGATGGTTTTATAGATTGCTATTACAAGGTCTCATCACCTCTGTAGGACAGAATTTCACCATTACTACCTTTAGTCGTGACTGTTCTCTTGTCTATTTCTATTTCCCTTTAAAGTTGAGGGCGATCAGAGATAGGGGAAGAGAGGCCAGTTAGAAAAACATACTGATCAGACCAGCTGGGAGGTTGTGCCAGGAGGCTTTTTAACAAGGACcctccagccaggcatggtggcttacacctgtaatcacagcactatgggaggccaatgtgggctcCCATAGTGACtaacatggtagaaccccatctctactaaaagtaaaaaaattagccaggcatagtggcacatgcctgtaatcccagctactcggaaggctggggcaggagaatcacttgaacccaggaggcagaggttgcactgagctgagatcgcaccactgcacaccagcctgggcaacaagagcaaaacttcatctcaaaaaaaaacaaggtccCTCCAAAGCAGACAGCCCAGCAACACTGCAGCAGACTGACAGGTGGACGGACGGACAGACACCATGAGGACCCCGAGAAGGACCATGTGGATGCTGGGTTCTGTGGCTCATGCAGGTGTTCGGAGTGGATGGTCATGCTATCCTCTGACACAGCCCCcacaaaggaagaggaaagggtgCTTGCCACCTCGGATGCAAGACACTTCTGGTCCCGGCAGCTGGACATTCAACTGGAGCTCAGAAGAGAAGACGGCATGGAGATGAAAGCCACGGCTCTCGCTGTGGACCAGGTCACCCAGGAGAAATGCAGAGCCGGAGGAAAGGAGGCGCAAGCAGGCCCAGGAACGCTGTTGTTTAATGAGCAGGCAAAGAAAGGAGAACCCAAGATGGGGGCAGAGGAAGGGTAGCAAGAgagtaaaaaaaattaccaggaaaGAGGCTGAGCAAagagtttcagaaaaagaaagcacaatGAAATCAGTCCAGATATTACAGAGAGATTGGTAGGATGAAGATGAAGATTGGCAGCTCGTGGTCACTGGGGCCAGAGgggaggtgtggggtgggggaaacAGACCCCAGCTGGCTGGGGACTAAGCAGAGTAGAGCCTACCCATCCTAGTTCTAGGGGGCTACTGGACCCACCCTCCCCACTAAGGATGACCTGGAAAAgctaaatgaaattcaaaactgGCCCCCATGGGCTAGCCATGTCTACAGGTAGCCAACACAAGAAACTAAAATCTTAGGAAAACATTAGGCCTCAAATTATTCCTAGAAATAACTTTTCCAGTGCAACGACCAGTGTGCTGGAAAGACAACCAGGCACACAGGAGGGAAGGCAAAGAGGGGGACCGGAGGAGCAAAAGGCCTGACATCCAAGGAGTCTTATTCAGACTACGAAATAGCTGTGCTTATAGAAAGATGCAAGAATGACCTGGAACAGGAGGAGGGAAAAGATGGACAATACAGAAAAGGTAAAACTCATCACCATAacgttaatatatataaaactcttTTGTAAAACTCTTGAAATAGTGGCTGGCACAAGAGAAGTGTACGTACGTgtggtattgtgtgtgtgtgtgtgtgcacacacctATACGCCCATTGGTTTTTGTTCACAGTTCGTGGCTCATAACTCCCATAGCCCCTGTTCCAGTCTTTTGTGATAATGTTGGGTGTGTTAAACCTCAGGAGCAGGACTCCGAAGCAGAATCTCCTGCTCTACTTTCCCCTGCCCCAAGGCAAGACTCTAATCTTCCTGCCTTCTGATTGtagctgagctcaggaggttcCTGGAGGCTGGTGAGAAGGCAGAGAAGCTTCACACCCCTTTCCCTGTGTCTCACACCCCTTTTTCCCATGCATCTCTCCATCTGTGTCCTTTccaatatcctttttttttttgagacagaatcttgccctgttgcccaggctagaatgcaatggtgtaatctcacagctcactgaaacctccgcctcccagactcaagcaattctctcacctcagccacccaaatagctgggattacaggcatgtgccaccgcacctggctaagttttgtatttttagtagagacggggtttcatcatgttgaccaagctggtctcgaactcctgacttcaaatgctccacccaccttggcctgccaaagtgctgggattgcaggcgtgagccactgtgcccagcctgtaatatcctttataataaaccagcaAACGTTAAGTGTTTCTCTGACATCTGTGAGCCGAtccagcaaattaatcaaacctaAACAGAGGTCATGGGATCCCCAATTTAAGGCTGATCAGTCAGAAGTTCCCAAGGCCTGGACTGCGACTGGAGAGAAGCAGGGGCAGTCTGTGAGATGGAGCCCTCAACCGGTGGGACCCGACGCTGTCTCCAGGCAGACAGTGTTGGAACTGAACTGCAGTGGGTGTCTGCTGAAGAAGTGACTGCTTGCTTGCTGGAGGGGAGATAGCCCCACAGATTTTAGGGTCACATATAGCCCCACATATTTTGAGGTCACAGATAGCCCCACATATTTTGGGGTCACAGACAGCCCCACACATTTTGGGATCACAGAGGTCTGTGTTCATGGTTGTTGTGTGACACCAGAGGAAAAAGAGTTTGAGAGTTTTTTCCAAACAATAAGTGTATGTTTCTAAAACCCTGTTTgaaaaaaacatcttttaaaataaagatgtcttcaaataaaaacagcatttccaccagcaatggtGGAAGATTACAATGCCCCTTTGTCAGTAATTGGCagaacattcaaataaaaataaatttggtctCAATTTAGAGCTGGTGGTCCAATACAATAGCCATGCGCCACATGtggttactaattttttttttctttttttttttttgagatgagtctcactttgtcatctggctggagtgcagtggcataatctcagctcactacaacctccgtctcctgggttcaaacgattctcccgcctcagccttgcgagtagctgggactacaggcatgcgccaccacacccatctaatgtttgtatttttagtagagatggggtttcaccatgttgaccaggatggtctcgatgtcttgaccttgtgatccgcccacctcagcctcccaaagtgctgaaattacaggcatgagctgccatgcctgtcctaaattttaattaagtaagagtaaataaaattaaagattctGTTCTTCAGTTACACTAGTTATTGTTCAAGTGCTcaataaccacatgtggctagtggctaccctGGTAGACAGTGTGGATGGAGAACATGCCCATCATCACAGAGAGAGCTGTACTGAAGAGTCtgatgttttaaatgcatttaaacaGAATTAATAAACTTGACCAAATAGATGTATATAGAACACTgcacccaacaactgcagaatataaaCCCTGATAAAGCATATACGGAACACTTATAAGAATCTGCGTATCCAAGGCCATAAAGAAATcttaatatatttacaattgaaattatataaaatgtattctcTAACCATAATGTCATTAAACTAGATACacaaaaaaacttctaaaaatccCTACCAGTTTCAAAACTTAAAATCGTTTCTAAATAACCTATAGATCAAAATGAAAATGCGGTTGCACAAAAATGTGAaggtacttaatgccactgagctgtgtgctttattttatttttatttttttgagaaggagtcccactctgttgctcaggctggaatgcagtggtgcgatctcagctcactgcaacctccacctcccaggttcaaacaattctcctgcctcagtctccccagtagctgtgactataggtgcccgccaccatgcctggctaatttcttgtattttttagtagagatggggtttcaccacgttggccaggctggtctcaaactcctaacctcaagtgatccacctgccttggcctcccaaagtgctggacccGGCCAAGCTGTACACTTTAAATTAGTTAAAGgaggctaggagcagtggctcatgcctgtaatcccagtactttgagagactgaggcaggagaatcacttgagcccaggagtttgagaccagcctggccagcacagaaaaatcctgtctctaccaaaaagacaaaaaatttttttcatacagggtctcactccgttgcccaggctggagtgcagtagcataatattggctcactgcaacctctacctcccagagttaagcaatcctcccacttcagcctcccaagtagctggggctacaagtgcacaccatcacacccaactaatttttctattttttggtagagacagggttccaccatgtttcctaggctgatcttgaacccctggggtcaagtgatctgcccccctcagcctcccaaagtgctgcgattacaggcataaaccactgtgcccaataCCCTCccacacaatatttttttcttagtgagccaagcatggtggcacacaactatggtcccagctacttgggaggctgagctgggaggattcctgagcccaggaggtgaggctgcagtgaatgatgattgtgccactgcactccagcctggctgacagatgaagaccctgtctcaaaaataaataaataaggccaggcacatggctcatgcctgtaatccccgcactttggaaggctgagacaggtggatcacgaggtcaggagttcaagacctgcatggccaagatggtgaaactctgtatctactaaaaatacaaaaaattagctgggcgtggtggcacatgcctgtgggcccagctactccagaggctgaggtgggaggatcacttgaacctgggaggcagaggttgcagtgagccaagatcacgccactacagtccagcctgggtgacagaatgagattccatcgcaaaaaaataatactaattaattttaaaagtggttaaaataGTAACATGTGTTACATGTATTTCAGCACCATTTTTCAAAATTCCAAGTAGTGGTAATAGAGAGcattcctttccctccctccctccctccctccctccctcccttccttccttccttccttcctttctttctttcttttttttttttttttttgacagaatctgattctgtcacccaggctagtcttaaattcctgacctcatgatccacctgtctcatcctcccaaagtggtgggactacaggtatgagccctcGTGCCCAGCAGAGGACATTCCTTTCTTAATTCTGGTATCATCG
This genomic interval from Saimiri boliviensis isolate mSaiBol1 chromosome 14, mSaiBol1.pri, whole genome shotgun sequence contains the following:
- the CCSAP gene encoding centriole, cilia and spindle-associated protein — encoded protein: MSPGSGVKSEYMKRYQEPRWDEYGPCYRELLHYRLGRRLLEQAHAPWLWDDWGPAGSSEDSASSESSGAGAPAPRCAPPSPPPPAEPAAQEEAERRARGAPEEQGAEAGGAEAEDAEDAALPALPGKDIEEKPEQPTRTRETDKSPARTEPRQQPSALFARGNRKAVKSPQRSSSKIKEKHPFALYGWGEKQTDTGSQKTHNVCASAPVHEIHESALRAKNRRQVEKRKLVAQRQRAHSVDVEKNRRMKASSSENPWMTEYMRCYSARA